Proteins encoded by one window of Salicibibacter halophilus:
- a CDS encoding helix-turn-helix transcriptional regulator, translating to MEEPFYSRDVAKTERLFSILTLLRDNTTVTARELAEYCHTTVRTIYRDMKEIDALGYQYITEGKLGYRLLQNPNSPIRYLSKEEWLALTVYPQMSQDMSVRDHPYHRAYRSGIEKMKEITKDRDSGDVTALRQELGNRIRFHDQAGDKDTNRVMPSLFQSITENQVLEIEYYAIYRDQVSVRNIHPYYIIPRSGHLYVVGYCATREDYRIFRVNRIRAAQVLDATFEMKEDFNIDDYLSARWSIFADDEEETRFVVRFHEDIARYVKEFNFYADTELKSEEDGSLLLTTTLQSTKEFVRWVRGFGLDAELLEPQYIREELHTFFKQQSERYKPS from the coding sequence ATGGAGGAACCTTTTTATAGCAGGGATGTTGCAAAGACAGAGCGGCTGTTCAGCATCCTCACTTTACTAAGGGACAATACGACGGTGACGGCAAGGGAGCTTGCCGAATACTGCCATACGACGGTACGAACGATTTATCGTGATATGAAAGAGATTGATGCTTTAGGATACCAATATATCACGGAAGGAAAGCTAGGCTATCGATTGCTTCAAAATCCTAATTCGCCCATTCGTTATCTGTCCAAAGAAGAATGGCTCGCCCTTACGGTTTATCCCCAAATGTCCCAGGACATGAGTGTGCGGGATCACCCATATCATCGGGCGTATCGTTCCGGGATCGAAAAAATGAAAGAGATTACCAAAGATCGTGATTCCGGAGATGTCACGGCACTAAGACAGGAACTGGGCAATCGCATTCGGTTTCATGACCAAGCCGGAGATAAAGATACGAACCGTGTGATGCCGTCGCTTTTTCAGTCAATCACGGAAAATCAAGTGCTCGAAATCGAGTACTACGCCATCTATCGCGATCAAGTCTCGGTCCGCAATATTCATCCTTATTACATTATTCCGCGCAGCGGCCATCTTTACGTGGTTGGTTATTGTGCGACACGGGAAGACTATCGTATTTTCCGAGTGAATCGGATCCGTGCCGCTCAGGTTCTGGATGCAACGTTTGAGATGAAGGAAGATTTTAATATTGATGACTATTTGTCCGCCCGTTGGTCGATTTTCGCTGATGATGAGGAAGAGACGAGGTTCGTCGTACGCTTTCATGAAGATATCGCCCGCTACGTAAAGGAGTTTAACTTTTACGCAGATACCGAATTGAAATCCGAAGAAGATGGTTCTTTACTGTTAACCACGACGTTACAAAGTACAAAAGAATTTGTCCGTTGGGTAAGAGGGTTCGGCCTTGATGCTGAACTATTGGAGCCCCAGTACATACGCGAAGAATTGCACACCTTTTTTAAACAGCAAAGCGAGCGATACAAACCGTCATAA
- a CDS encoding M4 family metallopeptidase: MRKKWTSSLSMTFALSLVVVNGAFAGTPDEEVPEESNQDAKILYQQDETDVSVQMENQESDADSAKRFLEANKDIFGMQDPQQDLKVLEEHSDDEGMTHIRLQQTKDGVPVEGHELIVHFDENNQIDTVNGHFDTEIDQLAVNSADVNVAEDEAIHAAREAVDAPENLEEDPTAKLVFYPLGEEGTLVYKTNITFMTEDPGNWYVFVDAIDGEVIDQYNTISHMAEAAGLETDEVNNEENTSAAEPSYVSNEEPNHEQYQSANGPGIGVHGENRVLNISHKASDNGPGRDFHLFDFSVSGLEGILTYDAGEDFDLPGVPYANTDAAFDFRDESHAAAVDAHYNSTEVYEYFLEEHDRNSIDDEGMALVSTVHYGENFANAFWNGSQMTYGDGDDEFFIPLSAGLDVAAHEIAHGVTEHTAGLVYRFQPGAVNEAMSDIFGVLVDDSSWHIGDDVMAPAAIEDGRFALRSLEDPGQFEVDEEYWEYGDGSGAYPSHMDEYYDLPIELDNGGVHTNSSIINHAAYHIGQDIGRDDIGQIVYRALTSYLTSMSDFDDTRFAFVQSAIDLYGEDSEQTEATRDGFDSVGIE, from the coding sequence ATGCGTAAAAAATGGACAAGCAGTTTATCAATGACTTTCGCGCTATCACTTGTTGTGGTTAATGGAGCATTTGCCGGCACTCCGGATGAAGAGGTTCCGGAAGAAAGCAACCAAGATGCCAAAATACTATATCAGCAAGATGAAACAGATGTTTCTGTGCAAATGGAAAATCAAGAAAGTGATGCCGATAGTGCCAAACGCTTTTTAGAAGCAAACAAGGATATTTTTGGAATGCAAGATCCACAACAGGATTTAAAAGTTCTTGAAGAACATTCCGATGATGAAGGGATGACCCATATTCGTTTGCAACAAACGAAAGATGGTGTTCCGGTCGAAGGGCATGAATTGATTGTGCATTTTGATGAAAACAATCAAATAGACACGGTCAATGGCCATTTTGATACGGAAATCGACCAACTGGCCGTCAACTCGGCAGATGTCAACGTTGCAGAAGATGAAGCCATCCATGCAGCGCGGGAAGCCGTCGATGCTCCTGAAAACTTGGAAGAAGATCCTACGGCAAAGCTTGTTTTTTACCCATTAGGGGAAGAAGGAACGCTTGTCTATAAAACAAACATTACCTTCATGACCGAAGATCCCGGAAATTGGTATGTCTTTGTTGACGCGATTGACGGGGAAGTAATCGATCAATACAATACCATCTCCCATATGGCAGAAGCAGCCGGTTTGGAAACAGATGAAGTGAACAATGAGGAAAATACATCAGCAGCTGAACCTTCCTATGTATCCAACGAAGAGCCGAATCATGAGCAATATCAATCCGCGAACGGACCCGGAATCGGCGTTCATGGCGAAAATCGGGTGTTAAACATCTCCCATAAAGCGTCCGATAATGGACCTGGAAGAGATTTTCACCTGTTTGACTTCTCCGTCTCCGGCTTGGAGGGCATATTGACTTATGATGCAGGGGAAGACTTCGATTTACCGGGCGTTCCCTATGCCAATACCGACGCAGCTTTCGATTTCAGGGATGAATCCCATGCTGCCGCGGTAGACGCTCATTATAATTCAACGGAAGTTTATGAGTACTTCTTGGAAGAACATGACCGCAATTCCATCGACGATGAAGGAATGGCCCTTGTTTCCACCGTTCATTATGGCGAAAACTTTGCGAACGCCTTTTGGAACGGAAGTCAAATGACGTACGGGGATGGAGATGATGAGTTTTTTATTCCGCTGTCAGCAGGGTTGGATGTTGCTGCACATGAAATTGCCCATGGGGTCACTGAACATACTGCCGGACTCGTATACCGATTCCAACCCGGCGCGGTAAATGAAGCCATGTCCGACATCTTCGGGGTGCTCGTCGATGATTCCAGCTGGCATATCGGGGACGATGTGATGGCACCGGCCGCGATTGAAGACGGCCGTTTCGCTCTGAGAAGCCTCGAAGACCCAGGCCAGTTCGAGGTGGATGAAGAATACTGGGAATATGGAGATGGATCTGGGGCGTACCCATCCCACATGGATGAATATTATGATTTGCCGATCGAGTTGGATAATGGCGGGGTGCATACCAATTCCTCCATTATTAACCACGCGGCCTATCATATTGGGCAAGACATCGGCCGTGATGATATTGGACAAATTGTCTACCGTGCATTAACCAGCTATTTAACATCCATGTCCGACTTTGATGATACCCGTTTTGCTTTCGTGCAGTCTGCCATCGACCTTTACGGCGAAGACAGTGAACAAACAGAAGCAACTAGAGACGGATTTGACAGTGTAGGCATTGAATGA
- a CDS encoding DUF4352 domain-containing protein, giving the protein MKKWIVTVGISMTLVAVTACGASESDQEDGNGEEVSAEENGDETGEEEADDEEDEDEEDEEELEEQTFTVGDAVEHDDYGLTVESVEFSSGDEIDNPDSGNEYVIVEVTIDNDGEDTISYNPYHFSIQNSDGNITDQSFSTIDSDTSLSSGDLAPDGTVSGTIVFEAPEDDPELTLIFEPSFWSAEEVRVNLND; this is encoded by the coding sequence TTGAAAAAATGGATAGTAACAGTTGGAATCAGTATGACTTTGGTGGCGGTTACTGCTTGTGGGGCAAGTGAAAGTGACCAAGAGGATGGAAATGGAGAAGAAGTTTCAGCGGAAGAGAACGGAGATGAAACAGGAGAAGAAGAGGCAGATGATGAAGAGGATGAAGATGAAGAAGATGAAGAAGAACTTGAAGAGCAAACCTTTACCGTAGGGGATGCGGTGGAACATGACGATTATGGGTTGACGGTTGAAAGTGTCGAGTTTTCTTCCGGGGACGAGATTGATAACCCTGACTCCGGTAACGAATATGTGATTGTGGAAGTGACGATTGATAATGATGGGGAGGACACGATTTCTTACAACCCTTATCATTTTAGTATTCAAAACAGTGATGGGAACATTACCGATCAATCATTCTCCACGATTGATTCAGACACGTCGCTTAGCTCCGGGGATTTGGCACCGGATGGAACCGTTTCGGGAACGATTGTTTTTGAAGCTCCCGAAGACGATCCTGAGTTGACATTGATCTTTGAACCTTCCTTTTGGTCCGCGGAGGAAGTTCGCGTTAATTTAAATGATTAA
- a CDS encoding small acid-soluble spore protein H: MDEQRAQEIAHSPDMKHVTHEGTPIYIQHVDEENGMARIFPLEQPEEEHSVPVNNLVEH, translated from the coding sequence ATGGACGAACAGCGGGCGCAAGAAATTGCACACTCCCCGGATATGAAGCACGTGACACACGAAGGCACCCCGATCTATATTCAGCATGTAGACGAAGAAAACGGCATGGCACGTATTTTTCCTCTGGAACAACCGGAGGAAGAACATAGTGTACCGGTTAATAACTTGGTAGAACATTAA